GAAGAATCCAATGAAATGATGGTCAGGGATCCTGAATCATTCCGGAATAAAGTGAAGGAATCCTTGGTAAGGCAGGTAAATGCCATAAACCGTCTTAGCGCTCGCGGTATGTATTTCTGGGATTATGGTAATGCCTTTTTGCTGGAAGCCGGAAGGGCAGGAGCCGAGGTGCTAAAAGAAGACGGATCTTACATATATCCTTCCTATGTTCAGGATATCATGGGGCCACTTTGTTTTGATTACGGTTTCGGGCCTTTTCGCTGGGTTTGTACCTCCGGTGATCCGGAAGACCTTCGCACCACCGACAAGATCGCTGCAAAGGTTATTGAAAAAATGATGAAGGATGCTCCCGATGAGATACAGCAGCAGTTAGGCGATAACCTATTATGGGTTAAACAAGCCGAACAGAATAAACTGGTTGTAGGCTCACAGGCCCGTATCCTTTATGCAGATGCGGAAGGACGCATCCGCATTGCCAGGGCATTTAACAAGGCAATCCGCAAAGGAAAGATCAAAGCACCTGTGGTTCTTGGCCGGGATCATCATGATGTATCCGGAACTGATTCACCTTTCCGGGAAACATCCAATATCTACGATGGTTCTCAATTCACGGCCGATATGGCCATACAAAACGTGATCGGAGATTCGTTCCGCGGAGCAACATGGGTTTCTATCCACAATGGAGGCGGTGTTGGCTGGGGAGAAGTGATCAATGGCGGTTTTGGTATGGTACTCGATGGGACTGATGAAGCCGAGGCTCGTCTGACTTCCATGCTTTACTGGGATGTGAATAACGGTATCGCACGCAGGAGCTGGGCGCGCAATCAGGAGGCCGTTTTTGCCATCAAAAGGGCCATGGAGCAGGAACCGGAATTGAGTGTGACGCTGCCCAATTTCGCTGATGATGAATTAATAAAAAACACCATCCCCATAACGTGATTACAGGGATGGTGCCCTTCGGAATGATTAGTGCCGGATGATGACTTTGCTTGTTACTGATTCCTGCAAAGTTGAGTATTTCAGCAGATACATGCCATCACTTATATGATTACAGGGTATCTGCAATTCCTGCAGGCCCGATTGACTATATATTTCAGAGGCATACACCACTTCCCCTGTAAGTGTGAATATCTCTACTTTTACATTTCCTGTTTCATT
This DNA window, taken from Bacteroidota bacterium, encodes the following:
- a CDS encoding urocanate hydratase, with amino-acid sequence RIYMYRFRPAYKMYARPIDEYPCRTEQAAAIMLMIQNNLDPVVAQHPHELITYGGNGAIFQNWAQYLLTMKYLAEMTEWQTLVMYSGHPMGLFPSHPGAPRVVVTNGMVIPNYSSPDHWEKFNALGVSQYGQMTAGSYMYIGPQGIVHGTTITILNAGRRFKGGDSGLGGRIFITSGLGGMSGAQAKAAVIAGAVGVVAEINHQAVSKRHQQGWVDEVYTGLDELIQRMLEARNRKEAVSLAYQGNIVDLWEALADRDIPIDLGSDQTSLHNPWAGGYYPAGLSFEESNEMMVRDPESFRNKVKESLVRQVNAINRLSARGMYFWDYGNAFLLEAGRAGAEVLKEDGSYIYPSYVQDIMGPLCFDYGFGPFRWVCTSGDPEDLRTTDKIAAKVIEKMMKDAPDEIQQQLGDNLLWVKQAEQNKLVVGSQARILYADAEGRIRIARAFNKAIRKGKIKAPVVLGRDHHDVSGTDSPFRETSNIYDGSQFTADMAIQNVIGDSFRGATWVSIHNGGGVGWGEVINGGFGMVLDGTDEAEARLTSMLYWDVNNGIARRSWARNQEAVFAIKRAMEQEPELSVTLPNFADDELIKNTIPIT